The window ATAGAGCATGCCGAACACGATGGCGATGGCTGTTGAGTATATAAGGTGCTCGAGTATCATCTACGCCCACTTGACTGACAAAACACAAAAGGTTTCCTCTGTTTGATCCCTTCCAGATAAAGCAAACCAGAGTCGTGAAATGATGATGTCGCAAAGGGAACTTAAATGGCATGAAACAAGCTGGTTTAAAGGAGGTGAGGGAGGATGTGTGAACTACCCCTTGCTTACTCAAGGAGCTTCCCGCTTCCCAGAGAGAACTTACCATCATCGGTAGCTCTTTCAGCCGACCTAGGCAGAGGTTCCCTCTCCACGGGCTTGACTTCGGACTGTCCCATCCCTAGGCTACCTTTCGGTAGCGACAGAAAGCATAGAGAATACAGTACAAATAGCTTGCTGGCTCTCATCCCCCTACGAAAGGGACTTCCCGCCCGCAGCAGTTAAATACACGATAATCATTGAAAAAGCTGAAAATAATTATTCAGCTTACTGCCCGGATGTATTGATGTATTGCCACTGGACAAACTGTGGAAGAGACGATTGAAAGAATGAAGGAAGCAATAGCCTTTCATATAGAGGGTTTGAAAAAGGAAGGGCTAAGGATTTCCGAAGCTACCACTACTGCTGTATCCATTGAAGTGGTTGTATGACGCCTTCCATTCAACAAACAAGCCTGAACAGAGAAAACAGCTGGGGTTGGTGATGGTGGGGCTGGGGAGAGGATTGTTGAGATAGCGGGATGTGAAGATCCAGCAAGAGGAGACAAATTTAATGGTGGTGCAGTAGTATGAGCAATATGGCAGGAGTGAGAGGTATTGGGAGAGAGAAAATCAGGGAAATTTTAAAGGAGCTCAAAGTCGATGTTACTGATGCGCTGGGAGACAAATTCGCTGATATGATTTTGTTTGGCTCCTACTCAAGAGAAGATTTTTCTGAATACTCTGATGTGGATGTTTTAATTCTGGTTAGAGATGAGTTAAGCAAAGATGAGAATGAAAAAATTGATGAG is drawn from Methermicoccus shengliensis DSM 18856 and contains these coding sequences:
- a CDS encoding nucleotidyltransferase domain-containing protein → MSNMAGVRGIGREKIREILKELKVDVTDALGDKFADMILFGSYSREDFSEYSDVDVLILVRDELSKDENEKIDELVAEYSLKDDIAISCIIYPLKIFEEYSTPFLLNVKEEGIRI
- a CDS encoding type II toxin-antitoxin system HicB family antitoxin is translated as MEETIERMKEAIAFHIEGLKKEGLRISEATTTAVSIEVVV